A genomic region of Lysinibacillus sp. 2017 contains the following coding sequences:
- a CDS encoding tripartite tricarboxylate transporter permease: MSIYLVAMLFALLGAIIFTIIGLISGTDETAIMVPITLLVILLGAPPEGVFAFFMAAVLAKHLTHAIPTALLGIPGDTTAVPLIDHANTLRRMGMPHVALRKMISGGILGAFIALPTSILLGSFLGQFADFFKSSSGIIFTLAAILIAFFSKGKWASLLIIIPFAFFIKSLDFMSFSLLEKHLSITFFLGIAIGPMFSNILMATSPIAKHELIRNKPNEYNLAPETKAWKGFFPNPFKILSKEQSIFTAITTFISSLTFVFSPVGMTSLMGEIVGSRTKGAYKKSTTSLTVMNGVTESTYIAEVIIPLIAFGIPLSPVALGPASPLFNAPPVFSVDPINNLHTMLSTWDFFIFGLIGLGISALIAYPFSMNYARKASVLVLKYISQEAIVAMFIGLAFLLAYNEAQLLGVVLTFTVATVGGLLNRILGVGAGVQFMVFYASSWIMLKLFGI, encoded by the coding sequence ATGAGTATTTATTTAGTAGCCATGCTCTTTGCACTATTGGGAGCTATCATTTTCACGATTATCGGCCTTATCTCGGGTACAGATGAAACAGCAATCATGGTGCCTATTACATTACTAGTCATTTTATTAGGTGCTCCTCCTGAAGGTGTATTTGCCTTCTTCATGGCAGCTGTACTAGCAAAACATTTAACACATGCTATTCCAACAGCACTTTTAGGTATTCCTGGAGATACGACTGCTGTACCATTAATCGATCATGCTAACACATTACGTCGCATGGGAATGCCACATGTTGCCTTACGAAAAATGATTTCTGGTGGTATTCTTGGTGCATTTATCGCTTTACCGACATCAATTCTTTTAGGAAGCTTTTTAGGGCAGTTTGCAGATTTCTTTAAATCATCATCAGGTATTATTTTCACACTTGCTGCCATTTTAATCGCCTTCTTCTCTAAAGGGAAATGGGCAAGTCTTTTAATCATTATTCCTTTTGCATTTTTCATCAAATCTTTAGATTTTATGAGCTTTTCATTACTTGAAAAACACTTATCTATCACATTCTTTTTAGGGATTGCAATCGGTCCAATGTTTAGTAATATTTTAATGGCTACTTCGCCAATTGCTAAACATGAGTTAATCAGAAATAAACCGAATGAATATAATCTTGCACCCGAAACAAAAGCATGGAAGGGCTTTTTCCCTAATCCATTCAAAATTCTATCAAAAGAGCAATCTATCTTTACAGCTATCACAACATTTATCTCATCTTTAACGTTTGTATTCAGCCCAGTAGGTATGACATCTTTAATGGGTGAAATTGTCGGCTCTAGAACAAAAGGTGCTTACAAAAAGTCTACAACTAGCTTAACCGTTATGAATGGTGTTACTGAATCTACTTATATCGCAGAAGTAATCATTCCATTAATTGCATTCGGTATTCCCTTAAGCCCTGTTGCACTCGGTCCTGCTTCACCATTATTTAATGCGCCACCTGTATTTAGTGTTGATCCAATCAATAACTTACATACAATGTTGTCGACATGGGACTTCTTTATATTCGGTTTAATTGGACTAGGTATTAGTGCATTAATCGCTTATCCATTTTCGATGAACTATGCACGTAAAGCTTCAGTTTTAGTATTAAAATATATTAGCCAAGAAGCAATCGTTGCTATGTTTATTGGTCTTGCCTTCCTACTTGCTTATAATGAAGCACAATTATTAGGTGTTGTATTAACATTTACTGTTGCTACTGTAGGGGGACTACTGAACCGTATTTTAGGTGTTGGTGCTGGCGTACAATTCATGGTATTCTATGCTTCAAGCTGGATAATGCTAAAATTATTCGGAATTTAA
- a CDS encoding hydroxymethylglutaryl-CoA lyase, whose protein sequence is MVLPKFVEIREVGPRDGLQNEKVIIPTDVKVQWINLLSKTGLNYIEVTSFVSPKWIPALADHNEVLEQITRNESIIYAALVPNLKGVEGAVKQGVDEIALFISSSEEHNKSNLNATIAESLENLKTVAEIATNEGIPLRGYISTVFGSPFGDDISIEKIKEIIDAYIEMGVKEISLGDTIGVADPVQVKEILSELFNNYDPKLFALHFHDTYGRALANIYAALEMGVTKFDSSIGGLGGCPYAPGASGNISTNDLVNFLHRLKIETNIDEDKLYEATNFIQQALNKQLDSKIYKVQSSK, encoded by the coding sequence ATGGTACTACCGAAATTTGTTGAAATTAGAGAGGTTGGTCCGCGAGATGGACTACAAAATGAAAAGGTAATTATCCCGACAGATGTAAAAGTTCAATGGATCAATTTATTGAGCAAAACAGGATTGAATTATATTGAAGTAACTTCATTCGTCAGTCCAAAGTGGATTCCTGCTCTAGCAGATCATAATGAAGTTTTAGAACAGATCACACGCAATGAAAGTATCATTTATGCTGCACTTGTACCCAATCTAAAAGGTGTAGAAGGCGCAGTTAAACAAGGTGTTGATGAAATTGCTCTATTTATTTCATCTTCAGAAGAACATAATAAAAGCAATTTAAATGCTACGATTGCCGAGTCACTTGAAAATTTGAAAACCGTCGCAGAAATTGCTACTAATGAAGGAATCCCACTCAGAGGATATATTTCAACTGTATTTGGAAGTCCATTTGGTGATGATATAAGCATCGAAAAGATTAAAGAAATCATCGACGCTTATATTGAAATGGGCGTGAAGGAAATTTCACTCGGTGACACAATTGGTGTTGCAGATCCAGTACAAGTGAAGGAAATCTTGTCAGAGCTATTTAACAACTATGACCCTAAACTGTTTGCACTTCATTTTCATGATACGTATGGGCGTGCATTAGCCAATATTTATGCGGCGTTGGAAATGGGTGTGACAAAATTTGATAGCTCAATAGGCGGATTAGGAGGTTGCCCTTACGCTCCTGGAGCAAGCGGTAACATCTCTACCAATGACCTTGTCAACTTCCTTCATCGACTCAAAATCGAGACAAATATTGATGAAGATAAGTTATACGAAGCAACAAACTTTATCCAACAAGCACTTAATAAGCAACTCGATAGTAAAATTTATAAGGTGCAGAGTAGTAAATAA
- a CDS encoding S-layer homology domain-containing protein: protein MFNAMYSTTYAAVAGSISGTISKQESIIQISNLYTALFNRAPDRDGLTFWSNALSSGGSVSAITQGFLTAPESTSNYSSSQTHEQFVTTLYQSTFGRVPDTAGLTFWVNALNNASTDMDEAKAILASQIVSIVSTPLVPTDVNPFLSAFTSNGGAASGNTGSPLSGTPTTAAEVDAFSDDVTSNEGTALGTFSDVPVDDPSFEAIEAFVKAGFISGTGNGIFGFDKDLTRQQMAVIFVRILGIDVTGMGKDLKFSDTDSISEYARDAVAAAVALGLFQGYPDGTFNPKGPVTYKNLGTVMARLTDFMNRFDDKVEELEELVLTLPSNPEPVNPTPVNPEPVTPTPVSPEPVNPTPVNPEPVNPNPNNPNNPNNPNQAIEEAK from the coding sequence ATGTTTAATGCTATGTATTCTACTACTTATGCCGCGGTCGCTGGGAGTATATCTGGTACGATCAGCAAACAAGAATCTATAATACAAATATCTAACTTATATACAGCATTATTTAATCGAGCACCGGATAGAGATGGATTAACTTTTTGGTCGAATGCACTCTCATCAGGTGGTAGTGTTTCAGCAATAACTCAAGGATTTTTAACTGCACCTGAAAGCACATCGAACTATTCTAGCAGTCAAACACACGAACAATTTGTAACTACTTTATATCAAAGTACTTTTGGACGAGTACCGGATACTGCTGGGCTTACTTTCTGGGTTAATGCATTAAACAACGCATCAACAGATATGGATGAGGCGAAAGCTATTTTAGCATCTCAAATAGTGAGTATTGTTTCTACCCCTTTGGTACCCACTGATGTGAATCCTTTTTTAAGTGCTTTTACTTCGAATGGAGGAGCAGCTTCAGGGAACACAGGATCTCCTTTGTCGGGTACACCTACTACTGCCGCTGAGGTGGATGCTTTTTCGGATGATGTTACTTCGAATGAGGGAACAGCACTTGGGACCTTTAGTGATGTACCAGTAGATGATCCTTCATTTGAAGCGATTGAGGCTTTTGTTAAAGCAGGTTTTATTTCAGGAACTGGTAATGGTATATTCGGTTTTGATAAAGATTTAACAAGACAACAAATGGCTGTTATATTTGTGAGAATACTTGGTATAGATGTAACAGGAATGGGAAAGGACCTTAAATTTAGTGATACAGATAGTATTTCAGAATATGCAAGAGATGCAGTTGCAGCAGCAGTAGCACTTGGTCTATTTCAAGGATACCCAGATGGAACATTTAATCCAAAAGGACCTGTAACATATAAGAACTTAGGTACAGTAATGGCCAGGTTAACTGACTTTATGAATCGATTTGATGATAAAGTGGAGGAACTAGAGGAACTAGTCCTTACACTACCATCAAATCCAGAGCCAGTGAACCCGACTCCGGTAAATCCAGAGCCAGTGACTCCAACTCCGGTAAGTCCAGAGCCAGTGAACCCGACTCCGGTAAATCCAGAGCCAGTGAATCCGAACCCGAACAACCCGAACAACCCGAACAATCCCAATCAAGCAATTGAGGAAGCAAAGTAA
- the thpR gene encoding RNA 2',3'-cyclic phosphodiesterase: protein MERETHYFWAVRIPDSVKQTIHDELVQIKPVFQFKRWVDLNDYHITLAFLGSVNPQQLSPVISLVGDAIKKQKVFQLEIEGLNVFGPQKSPRIFWGAVNEVNQLFQLQEIVHKTCLAAGFSLETRRYHPHITLARKWGGIEDFKMGDLATHNPFGEKVLSFQVSEIVLYKSNLENTPKYESIAAFSLVEG from the coding sequence ATGGAGAGAGAGACCCATTATTTTTGGGCAGTACGTATTCCGGATAGTGTTAAACAAACAATTCACGATGAACTGGTTCAAATTAAACCAGTATTTCAGTTTAAACGTTGGGTGGATTTGAATGATTATCATATAACCCTTGCTTTTCTTGGTTCAGTAAACCCACAACAACTTTCGCCCGTTATTAGCTTAGTTGGCGATGCCATTAAGAAACAAAAGGTTTTTCAGTTAGAGATTGAAGGACTAAATGTGTTTGGTCCTCAAAAATCTCCTCGCATCTTTTGGGGAGCAGTGAATGAAGTGAATCAATTATTTCAACTTCAAGAAATTGTCCATAAAACTTGTCTTGCGGCGGGCTTCTCTTTAGAAACACGGCGCTATCATCCCCATATCACATTGGCCCGAAAATGGGGAGGAATTGAAGATTTCAAAATGGGCGATTTAGCCACACATAATCCTTTTGGAGAAAAGGTTTTGTCTTTTCAAGTAAGTGAAATCGTGTTATACAAATCAAATCTAGAAAATACACCAAAATATGAATCAATTGCAGCGTTTTCTTTAGTAGAAGGTTAG
- a CDS encoding erythromycin esterase family protein, with protein MTKKLMKAISDHSLPLSDMSLNKMVEAIGDAKIVMIGEASHGTSEFYTTRAEITKKLIEHKGFQLIAVEGDWPSTQVVNRYVKGYSTEGETAKDVLTKAFQRWPTWMWANEEVATFTEWLKENNRNCEKKVGFYGIDLYSLFESIDEVLKFLSNNPQHQVDLEHAKKAFTCFEPYNRSHEHYALSAIQFSDECISEVVSLLRSLRNHKEHYSSKQEEDLNVVMNALVAKNAESYYREMMSDEKSWNTRDYHMVDAIHELRNYYGEETKIILWEHNTHIGDASETSMKDEQLINVGQVIREQCGKDNTYAIGFGTYEGTVIAADRWEDPFEIIKVPPAKLSKWEGQLHAVSPYDKVLLFNDENRELFNDWIGHRAIGVVYNPEFEAYGNYVPSRVGSRYDAFIYINQTNALHPFQ; from the coding sequence ATGACAAAAAAATTAATGAAGGCTATTTCAGATCATTCCTTGCCATTAAGTGACATGAGTTTAAATAAAATGGTGGAGGCCATTGGAGATGCCAAAATTGTAATGATTGGTGAAGCGTCCCACGGAACATCCGAATTTTATACAACTCGTGCGGAGATTACGAAAAAGTTAATTGAACATAAAGGATTTCAACTCATTGCGGTAGAGGGAGATTGGCCATCCACCCAAGTAGTAAACCGATATGTAAAGGGCTACAGCACTGAAGGTGAAACTGCAAAAGATGTATTAACGAAAGCTTTCCAACGTTGGCCAACATGGATGTGGGCAAATGAAGAAGTAGCAACCTTTACAGAATGGCTAAAGGAAAACAATAGAAATTGCGAAAAAAAAGTAGGCTTTTATGGCATCGATTTATATAGCTTATTTGAATCAATTGATGAAGTATTGAAATTTTTATCGAATAATCCGCAACATCAAGTTGACTTAGAACATGCTAAAAAGGCTTTTACTTGCTTTGAACCGTATAATCGAAGTCATGAGCATTACGCCCTTTCTGCAATTCAATTTTCCGATGAATGTATTAGTGAAGTCGTTAGCTTATTACGCTCATTACGGAATCATAAAGAACATTATTCGAGTAAGCAGGAAGAAGATTTAAATGTCGTGATGAATGCGCTCGTAGCAAAAAATGCAGAATCGTACTACCGAGAGATGATGTCAGATGAAAAATCGTGGAATACGCGTGATTATCATATGGTGGACGCGATTCATGAATTACGCAACTATTACGGAGAAGAAACAAAGATTATTCTGTGGGAGCATAACACACATATTGGGGATGCTTCTGAAACATCGATGAAAGATGAGCAGCTGATAAATGTTGGCCAAGTTATTCGAGAGCAATGCGGGAAGGATAACACCTATGCAATTGGTTTTGGCACGTATGAAGGCACTGTAATTGCTGCAGATCGTTGGGAAGACCCTTTTGAAATCATAAAAGTCCCACCTGCAAAACTAAGCAAATGGGAAGGCCAACTCCACGCAGTGAGTCCATATGATAAAGTATTATTATTTAATGATGAAAATAGAGAATTGTTTAATGATTGGATTGGTCACCGTGCGATTGGTGTTGTGTATAATCCTGAGTTTGAGGCTTACGGAAATTACGTTCCTTCTAGAGTTGGTAGCAGGTACGATGCTTTTATTTATATCAATCAAACGAACGCTTTACATCCTTTTCAATAA
- a CDS encoding NCS2 family permease, whose translation MKNFFKFAERGTSYKTETLAGITTFLSIAYILVVNPIILSQSGMDHGAVFTATALTAIIGSLLMGLLANFPFAMAPSMGLNSFFTFSVCIGMGIDWEVTLTGVFVAGVIFMILSLFKIREKIINIIPIDLKYAIAAGIGFFITFVGLKNGGIIVGNPDTFVSIGDLTSPMTLLAVLGIILTVIMLVRGINGGIFYAMVITTAVGMIFGLIDIPSSIVGSIPSIEPTFGVVFTHLGDIFNAQTLTVIFTFLIVAFFDTAGALIGLASQAGMMKDNKIPNIGKGLLADSATGVIGAILGTSTPATSVESSAGIAVGGKTGFTSVVIAACFVVALFFSPLVSVISVEVTSAALIIVGALMAMEIRRINWTKLEIVIPAFLTIIMMPLTSSVVIGIGLGFVFYPICLIAQKRYKEVHPIMYVLCLLFISYFAFIV comes from the coding sequence ATGAAAAACTTTTTTAAATTTGCGGAACGTGGTACTTCCTATAAAACGGAAACACTCGCGGGTATCACAACTTTCTTATCAATCGCATATATATTAGTCGTAAACCCTATTATCCTAAGCCAATCTGGCATGGATCATGGGGCTGTATTTACTGCAACTGCGCTTACTGCGATCATCGGTTCATTATTAATGGGCTTACTGGCAAACTTCCCATTTGCAATGGCACCTAGTATGGGATTAAACTCATTCTTTACATTTTCTGTATGTATTGGGATGGGGATTGATTGGGAAGTTACGTTAACGGGCGTTTTTGTAGCTGGTGTCATTTTTATGATTTTAAGCTTATTCAAAATCCGCGAGAAAATTATTAACATCATTCCAATCGATTTAAAATATGCCATCGCGGCTGGTATTGGTTTCTTCATCACATTTGTCGGCTTAAAAAATGGCGGTATTATTGTTGGTAACCCAGATACATTCGTATCAATTGGTGATTTAACTTCACCAATGACATTACTTGCGGTTCTTGGTATTATTCTGACAGTTATTATGCTAGTACGTGGCATTAACGGCGGTATTTTCTACGCGATGGTTATTACTACAGCTGTTGGTATGATCTTTGGATTAATCGATATTCCTTCATCAATTGTAGGTAGTATTCCAAGCATAGAGCCAACATTTGGTGTTGTATTTACGCACTTAGGTGACATTTTCAATGCACAAACATTAACCGTTATTTTCACATTTTTAATCGTTGCATTCTTTGATACTGCGGGTGCATTAATTGGTTTAGCGAGCCAAGCTGGTATGATGAAGGATAATAAAATTCCTAACATCGGGAAAGGCTTACTTGCTGATTCAGCTACAGGTGTCATTGGTGCCATTTTAGGTACGTCAACTCCTGCAACAAGTGTTGAATCTTCTGCTGGTATTGCTGTTGGCGGTAAAACTGGCTTTACATCAGTTGTCATTGCAGCTTGTTTCGTCGTTGCATTATTTTTCTCACCACTTGTAAGTGTTATTTCTGTCGAAGTCACATCTGCTGCATTAATCATTGTTGGTGCGTTAATGGCAATGGAAATCCGTCGAATTAACTGGACGAAGTTAGAAATTGTTATTCCAGCGTTCTTAACAATTATTATGATGCCACTTACTTCAAGCGTCGTAATCGGTATTGGTTTAGGCTTTGTTTTCTATCCAATCTGTTTAATAGCACAAAAGCGTTATAAAGAAGTTCACCCAATTATGTATGTGCTTTGTTTATTATTCATTTCATACTTTGCGTTTATCGTATAG
- a CDS encoding alpha/beta-type small acid-soluble spore protein, whose amino-acid sequence MAKKNRNKILVPEARQELDQLKAKVIGTKNPEDAALEVAKELGIPLKDGYNGQLTSAEAGKVGGKIGGSMVKELVKMAQENIKKDQ is encoded by the coding sequence ATGGCAAAGAAAAATCGAAATAAAATCCTTGTACCCGAAGCTAGACAAGAGCTTGATCAATTAAAAGCGAAAGTCATCGGTACTAAAAATCCTGAAGATGCAGCATTAGAGGTAGCTAAAGAATTAGGTATTCCCCTAAAAGATGGCTATAATGGTCAACTTACTTCTGCTGAAGCTGGTAAAGTAGGCGGAAAAATCGGAGGGAGTATGGTGAAAGAGTTAGTTAAAATGGCACAAGAAAACATAAAGAAAGATCAGTAA
- a CDS encoding SDR family oxidoreductase, which yields MGNPHLTDPRKKFHTGKFPNQEQNTPALQNEMNPKPDCGEEIYKGNNRLEGRNALITGGDSGIGRAAAIAYAREGANVAIQFFPGEEEDANEVKVLIEKAGRRALLLPYDLREDGSATEIVTKTVEAFGGLDTLVLNAAQQIAQPTLSDLTIKQVHDTFKVNIISMFETVKAAEKHLEPGSAIITTTSVQSFDPSTSLMDYAATKGAISNFTVTLSSYFASKGVRVNGVAPGPIWTPLQLDNGKLEGQIPKFGQNTPLGRAGQPVELAPVYVLLASDEGSYITGQIYGVTGGEPINL from the coding sequence ATGGGAAACCCACATCTAACTGATCCACGCAAGAAATTTCATACAGGAAAATTCCCGAATCAAGAGCAGAATACTCCAGCGCTACAGAATGAAATGAACCCTAAACCTGACTGCGGAGAAGAAATATATAAAGGAAACAATCGCCTGGAAGGGCGCAATGCCTTGATTACTGGTGGTGATTCTGGAATAGGCCGTGCCGCCGCCATTGCCTATGCGCGTGAAGGTGCAAATGTGGCCATACAATTCTTCCCTGGTGAAGAGGAGGATGCCAACGAAGTCAAAGTATTAATTGAAAAAGCAGGAAGAAGAGCATTACTGCTGCCATATGACTTGCGAGAAGATGGTTCTGCGACAGAGATTGTTACAAAAACAGTGGAAGCGTTTGGGGGATTGGACACGCTAGTATTGAATGCTGCGCAACAAATTGCACAGCCAACTCTAAGTGATTTAACAATCAAACAAGTGCATGATACCTTCAAAGTAAACATCATCAGCATGTTTGAGACCGTAAAAGCCGCCGAAAAGCATCTAGAACCAGGAAGTGCGATTATCACTACCACATCGGTTCAATCCTTCGATCCGTCGACATCATTAATGGATTATGCAGCTACAAAAGGTGCGATAAGCAACTTTACGGTAACTCTTTCCTCGTACTTTGCTTCTAAAGGGGTGCGTGTCAATGGCGTTGCACCAGGACCAATTTGGACACCATTGCAGTTGGATAATGGAAAATTGGAAGGACAAATTCCTAAGTTTGGACAAAATACTCCTCTTGGTCGTGCGGGACAGCCGGTAGAGCTTGCGCCAGTGTATGTTCTTCTGGCCTCCGATGAAGGAAGTTATATCACCGGTCAGATTTATGGGGTTACGGGTGGCGAGCCAATCAACTTGTAA
- a CDS encoding DUF2935 domain-containing protein produces the protein MENDYLKSAVFEHQFWLQVLGDHSRFIYDSLYPSQIEDISKAASFINHFDQLLSQVSSLNESNAILFTNNVEESVKYLRTFKLSLIERHLTSEMKIHLTPTFINHMVNELEEYLRILNYLKQGKVPPIYHELHHHLIWLVDASGHAGAINDRLDGVEKRLKEKSSTFTKHFEQFYLKAVELTGYLRTNVKKFPALNRFNHEVEVEMGLFKTFLNELEEMELSAEVLGIFSASMADHMAREEKYYLIKLAESAE, from the coding sequence ATGGAAAATGATTATTTGAAGAGTGCTGTTTTTGAACATCAGTTTTGGCTTCAGGTATTAGGAGATCATTCACGATTTATCTATGATTCGCTATATCCTTCTCAAATAGAGGATATTTCTAAAGCTGCCTCCTTTATCAATCACTTCGATCAACTTCTTTCTCAAGTAAGTTCACTTAACGAATCCAATGCGATTCTTTTCACTAATAATGTTGAAGAATCAGTAAAATATTTAAGGACCTTCAAACTATCACTTATTGAACGCCACTTAACAAGCGAAATGAAAATCCATTTAACACCTACTTTCATAAACCATATGGTGAACGAATTAGAAGAATACTTACGTATATTAAACTATCTCAAACAGGGGAAAGTGCCACCAATATATCACGAATTACATCATCATCTAATCTGGTTGGTAGATGCCTCTGGTCATGCAGGTGCCATTAATGACCGATTGGATGGTGTAGAGAAAAGATTAAAGGAAAAAAGCAGTACTTTTACAAAACACTTTGAACAGTTCTATTTGAAAGCAGTAGAATTAACTGGATATTTACGTACTAATGTGAAGAAATTTCCAGCGTTAAACAGATTTAACCATGAGGTTGAAGTAGAAATGGGCTTATTTAAAACTTTTTTAAATGAACTGGAAGAAATGGAGTTAAGTGCGGAAGTGTTAGGGATATTTTCTGCGTCTATGGCTGACCACATGGCTAGGGAGGAAAAGTACTATTTAATAAAATTAGCAGAGTCGGCTGAATGA
- a CDS encoding DNA/RNA non-specific endonuclease produces MKKKVNYLIILLTAIFIVGCTNVEDASITYGETDSQEVTTVNTNNNGKEETITTDDKPVVEEIPTQSNNDLFSGYKLIEVDGGDLSGYREPSVVVDIGFGDRHYYAFTNEYGQLVHVIAEEIVLQDDRTEPVTSSGRYYRDEAKVPGVERADLDEGHIIADSLGGVSNAYNITPQDSTLNRHGDQAYMEDALRKAGGATNFEATITYPNTETQIPSHYKYTYTLKGNKIVDEFDNGNPDEINKSLGLTESKSTNSNKSTSSNKPNASNGTEDISSVDTNGNGQVTIKEAKAAGYSMPITSDHWLYPYMHDADKDGTVGE; encoded by the coding sequence ATGAAAAAGAAAGTAAACTATTTAATCATACTTTTAACTGCCATCTTTATAGTTGGTTGTACCAACGTAGAAGATGCATCCATTACATATGGAGAAACAGATTCACAAGAAGTAACCACAGTTAATACAAATAATAATGGAAAAGAAGAAACAATCACTACAGATGATAAACCAGTAGTAGAGGAAATACCAACACAATCAAATAATGACCTATTCTCAGGATACAAACTAATTGAAGTTGATGGTGGTGATTTGTCTGGATATCGCGAACCTAGCGTCGTCGTTGACATTGGTTTTGGGGACCGACATTACTATGCATTTACGAATGAATACGGGCAACTAGTACATGTCATTGCTGAAGAAATCGTTCTACAAGATGATCGTACCGAACCTGTAACATCGTCTGGAAGATACTACCGTGATGAGGCAAAAGTCCCTGGTGTCGAAAGAGCAGATTTAGATGAAGGGCATATTATTGCAGATTCTCTTGGTGGGGTATCAAATGCTTATAATATTACGCCACAAGATAGTACGCTTAACCGACATGGTGATCAAGCATATATGGAAGATGCCCTTCGTAAAGCTGGAGGAGCTACTAATTTTGAAGCAACAATCACATATCCTAATACGGAAACGCAGATTCCTTCTCATTACAAGTACACTTACACTTTAAAAGGGAATAAAATTGTAGATGAATTTGATAACGGCAACCCTGATGAAATAAATAAATCTCTAGGATTAACTGAAAGTAAATCAACTAACTCAAATAAGTCAACAAGTTCTAATAAACCCAATGCTTCGAATGGTACTGAAGATATTTCTAGCGTGGATACAAACGGTAATGGACAGGTGACGATTAAAGAAGCAAAAGCAGCAGGTTACAGTATGCCAATAACGAGTGATCACTGGTTATACCCCTATATGCACGATGCTGATAAGGATGGTACGGTAGGTGAGTAA